A DNA window from Candidatus Protochlamydia naegleriophila contains the following coding sequences:
- a CDS encoding HD domain-containing protein, whose product MPSDPSFALGLERIRQAVNEARLLLQESIIHNPLKVMKGYEIFAAKLLSVYVQGEGMIEPDIQRILQAALFAIKKHRLQTRQDAELTAYIIHPIGVAQLLLSIGRVRDPDLIIAALLHDTVEDTQTTYEEITQQFGSRVAGFFEEVTDDKSLPKLERKRLQIEDAPDKSAGAAQIKLADKLYNLTDLTIHPPMDWSRERIQDYFKWAGQVVDRLPWVNAPLKQAIDLVMKEKLG is encoded by the coding sequence ATGCCATCTGATCCATCTTTTGCTCTTGGACTGGAGCGTATTCGTCAAGCTGTAAACGAGGCTCGTTTATTGCTGCAGGAATCAATCATCCATAATCCTTTAAAAGTGATGAAGGGGTATGAAATCTTTGCCGCAAAATTATTGAGCGTTTATGTCCAAGGAGAAGGAATGATAGAGCCAGATATTCAACGCATTTTGCAGGCGGCACTTTTTGCCATTAAAAAGCACCGCCTACAAACACGTCAGGATGCAGAGCTAACGGCTTATATCATTCATCCAATTGGTGTTGCCCAACTATTATTGTCTATCGGGCGTGTTAGAGATCCCGATTTGATCATCGCTGCCTTATTACATGATACTGTTGAGGATACACAAACGACCTATGAAGAGATTACCCAGCAATTTGGCTCAAGAGTCGCAGGATTTTTCGAAGAAGTGACAGATGATAAAAGCCTGCCCAAATTGGAGCGCAAACGCTTGCAAATCGAAGATGCCCCTGATAAATCGGCAGGGGCGGCTCAAATTAAGCTGGCTGATAAGCTTTACAACTTAACGGATCTTACGATCCATCCTCCAATGGATTGGAGTCGAGAGCGTATCCAAGACTATTTTAAATGGGCTGGACAAGTTGTGGACCGCTTGCCTTGGGTCAACGCACCCCTTAAACAAGCGATCGACTTGGTTATGAAAGAAAAGCTGGGCTAA
- a CDS encoding class I SAM-dependent methyltransferase has translation MAALAAIAKFLPNARVVGVDFSDSMIAKANANKDKDDPDNLYY, from the coding sequence ATGGCCGCATTAGCAGCCATTGCAAAATTTCTTCCCAATGCTCGCGTCGTTGGTGTGGATTTTTCTGATTCCATGATTGCTAAAGCTAATGCCAATAAGGATAAAGATGATCCGGATAATTTATACTATTAA
- a CDS encoding magnesium transporter → MSFDINYPLSAAELQAPIKNYCSEAETVFHINTTIAELLLILRTKKIRHDIYYFYAVDDYNRLYGVIPTRDILSTSPEKQLIEIVDEDIITLYEGASVEHALKILTEHQYLSVPIVDDEYRLLGVFEIAPADIHFMKRYKKRPMKEIQDIFQLIGFSIEKNKLNSKWTEYRYRLPWLLGNLFAGLACAAIAAFFQLTLAKFVLLALFIPLVLTLSESISMQSMTISLQFLHHGRISWKDTLRRIAREWWVSMFLGLTCGLLLILYYTFNYDQNWYPDLAAISIATSIFLSMCLAASFGTLFPLVLHHLSLDPKIAAGPVVLMMTDIMTTAVYLGISTWLLL, encoded by the coding sequence ATGTCGTTTGATATCAACTATCCTCTAAGTGCAGCCGAATTACAGGCGCCCATTAAAAACTATTGTAGCGAAGCCGAGACAGTTTTTCACATTAATACAACGATCGCAGAACTTTTGCTCATTCTGCGCACTAAGAAAATCAGGCATGATATTTATTACTTTTATGCCGTCGACGACTATAACAGATTGTATGGTGTTATTCCAACAAGAGATATTTTAAGCACCTCACCTGAGAAACAATTAATAGAAATTGTCGATGAAGACATCATCACCTTATATGAGGGTGCTTCTGTAGAACATGCCCTTAAGATTTTAACTGAACATCAATACCTGTCGGTCCCAATTGTCGATGACGAATATCGGTTATTGGGGGTATTTGAAATCGCGCCCGCAGATATTCATTTTATGAAACGTTATAAAAAGCGTCCCATGAAAGAAATTCAAGACATTTTTCAACTCATCGGATTTTCGATTGAAAAAAACAAATTGAATTCCAAATGGACTGAATACCGCTATCGCCTTCCATGGCTACTTGGAAACTTATTTGCAGGGCTAGCCTGCGCAGCTATTGCCGCTTTTTTTCAGCTAACCTTAGCCAAATTTGTGCTTCTGGCATTGTTCATCCCCCTGGTTCTAACCTTATCTGAGTCTATTTCGATGCAATCGATGACCATTAGTCTGCAGTTTTTGCACCATGGAAGAATTTCCTGGAAAGACACTCTGAGACGGATTGCCCGGGAATGGTGGGTGTCCATGTTTTTGGGATTGACATGCGGGCTCTTACTAATATTGTACTACACGTTCAATTACGACCAAAATTGGTATCCCGATCTTGCAGCCATCAGCATAGCCACGAGTATCTTCCTTTCCATGTGTCTCGCTGCTTCCTTTGGAACCCTTTTCCCTCTCGTCCTTCATCATCTCTCCCTCGACCCAAAAATCGCCGCCGGTCCGGTCGTTCTCATGATGACTGATATCATGACTACCGCAGTTTACCTCGGCATATCAACCTGGCTCTTGCTTTAA
- a CDS encoding Fic family protein has product MHSLTLDYLNVLRFSEEHMSTLRLLGEYRGKQALYFKQSPEILKNLQQVAVIESSESSNRLEGITAPHNRIADLVIKNSAPIDRSEQEIAGYRDALNLIHQSGQHMSFSSNIILQLHSWLYRYQPHEGGQWKRSDNQITEIYPDGCKRVRFTPTNAFETPRAMEALIQRYEASIQGAQKEPLIILPLTILDFLCIHPFSDGNGRTARLLTLLLLYHFDYQVGRYISLERIFEESKESYYDTLEKSSRGWHEGQHDIMPWMTYFWGVLLRAYSEFEARVGTLKTGQGSKNAYIRQTVERMMGPFAISDIERVCPAVSRDTIRLVLRQLRDEGIIIPQGKGRGAKWQLKL; this is encoded by the coding sequence ATGCATTCATTAACTCTTGACTATTTAAATGTGCTCCGCTTTTCGGAAGAACACATGTCGACGCTTCGTTTACTCGGTGAGTATCGCGGCAAACAGGCCCTGTATTTTAAGCAATCGCCGGAAATATTAAAAAATCTTCAGCAAGTGGCAGTTATTGAATCGAGTGAGTCGTCTAATCGTTTAGAAGGTATTACAGCACCCCATAACCGGATTGCTGATTTGGTTATTAAAAATAGCGCTCCGATCGATCGCTCGGAGCAAGAAATTGCTGGCTATCGTGACGCCTTGAATCTCATTCATCAGTCGGGCCAGCACATGTCCTTTTCGAGTAATATTATTCTGCAATTGCACAGCTGGCTTTACCGCTATCAACCACATGAAGGGGGGCAGTGGAAACGCTCTGACAATCAGATTACTGAAATTTATCCTGATGGCTGCAAGAGGGTGCGCTTTACACCAACCAATGCTTTTGAAACACCTCGCGCGATGGAGGCCTTGATTCAACGCTACGAAGCGAGTATTCAAGGAGCGCAAAAAGAGCCTTTAATTATTTTGCCTTTAACGATACTCGATTTTCTTTGCATTCACCCCTTTAGCGATGGTAACGGCCGTACGGCGCGCCTTTTGACTCTCTTGCTTCTTTACCATTTTGACTATCAAGTCGGGCGATATATTAGTTTGGAGCGGATTTTTGAGGAGTCGAAGGAGAGCTATTACGATACTTTAGAAAAAAGCTCCAGGGGATGGCATGAAGGCCAGCATGACATCATGCCTTGGATGACCTATTTTTGGGGTGTACTTCTGCGCGCTTACAGCGAATTTGAGGCGCGTGTGGGAACTTTAAAAACGGGGCAGGGGAGTAAAAATGCCTATATCAGACAAACAGTTGAAAGAATGATGGGCCCTTTTGCAATCTCGGATATCGAAAGGGTATGCCCGGCGGTTAGTCGTGACACCATACGCCTCGTTCTCAGGCAATTGCGCGATGAGGGAATCATCATCCCTCAAGGCAAAGGGCGTGGAGCCAAGTGGCAACTAAAACTCTAA
- a CDS encoding zinc finger MYND domain-containing protein — translation MRKIICSHCHKENPAAKVCGRCKLIYYCNSECQKAHWIFHKTICKEPQKVNIRYTAWDFDGGKNNTKQSMKIYSAEASQQAFTKRIGLPVVQSNIFEGLTGKNMNVRAENDLICFTGKYSTGFVANLKKHGYSGLKNIDSEKLEELLKTQNYIKILKHIWSEKDVEYKLNWLREQAVKGHVILMFEIGRAVLELQKPSTNLILEAYRWRTLGRIHTHLDAACFGDPSLVSASSDLTDCYNLDPLFQNFIPNREKKAFAEQVQAQNNLIKDIQLKETHPSPKWLLYHGINFFVGVDTAATPEKWLELRSNRLEMMIREFSQKSQKGDKN, via the coding sequence ATGCGTAAGATAATCTGCTCCCATTGCCATAAGGAAAATCCTGCTGCAAAAGTCTGTGGAAGATGCAAACTCATTTATTATTGTAATAGCGAATGTCAAAAGGCGCATTGGATTTTTCATAAGACCATTTGCAAAGAGCCTCAAAAGGTGAATATACGCTATACGGCTTGGGATTTTGACGGTGGAAAAAATAACACAAAACAATCGATGAAGATTTATTCTGCAGAAGCTTCTCAACAAGCGTTTACCAAGCGGATCGGCCTTCCAGTTGTTCAATCGAATATTTTTGAGGGGCTTACAGGGAAAAATATGAATGTGAGGGCTGAAAATGACCTTATCTGTTTTACAGGCAAGTATAGTACGGGTTTTGTCGCAAATTTAAAAAAGCATGGTTATAGTGGTCTGAAAAACATTGACAGTGAAAAGCTCGAAGAGCTTTTGAAGACACAAAACTATATTAAGATTTTAAAGCACATCTGGTCTGAAAAAGACGTTGAATACAAGTTAAATTGGTTACGCGAGCAAGCAGTTAAAGGACATGTGATTTTGATGTTTGAAATCGGAAGAGCTGTACTGGAATTGCAGAAGCCTTCCACTAATCTGATTTTGGAGGCTTATCGATGGAGAACGTTAGGAAGAATTCACACGCACCTCGATGCTGCCTGCTTTGGAGATCCCAGCCTTGTTTCTGCGTCGAGTGATTTGACAGATTGCTATAATCTCGACCCTTTATTTCAGAACTTTATTCCAAATCGGGAAAAAAAAGCTTTTGCTGAGCAAGTCCAAGCCCAGAACAACCTCATTAAAGATATTCAACTCAAAGAAACACACCCTTCTCCCAAATGGCTTCTCTATCATGGAATTAATTTTTTTGTAGGAGTCGATACAGCTGCTACCCCTGAAAAATGGCTAGAGCTTCGTTCTAATAGGTTAGAAATGATGATTCGAGAATTCTCGCAAAAGTCTCAAAAAGGTGATAAAAATTAA
- a CDS encoding (2Fe-2S) ferredoxin domain-containing protein, with the protein MESTSLCVEPIKRHLFLCCDQTKPKCCDYEAGLVAWEYLKKRLKELGLNEQAGIFRTKANCLRLCKQGPIAVIYPDAVWYHSCHPAVLEKIIQQHLINGQPVEEFRIPSCKHSI; encoded by the coding sequence ATGGAGTCAACTTCTCTTTGCGTAGAGCCCATTAAGCGGCATCTTTTCCTCTGTTGCGATCAAACCAAACCCAAATGTTGCGATTATGAGGCCGGTTTAGTTGCTTGGGAATACTTAAAAAAGCGCTTAAAAGAGCTGGGGCTGAATGAACAGGCGGGGATTTTCCGCACGAAGGCGAATTGTTTGCGCCTTTGTAAGCAAGGGCCCATTGCCGTGATCTATCCAGACGCTGTTTGGTATCATTCTTGTCATCCCGCTGTATTAGAAAAAATCATCCAGCAACATCTTATCAATGGTCAACCCGTTGAAGAATTCCGCATCCCTTCTTGCAAACATTCGATTTAA
- a CDS encoding VOC family protein, with the protein MNLGYVIIYVADVPETLSFYEKAFGIKQRFLHESNQYAEMETGQTALAFANENFVTFAQQLRRNRTTEQSPGVEIAFVADDVEKAFNHAISAGATEVLKPTQKPWGQIVSYVRDLNGFLVEICSAIEV; encoded by the coding sequence ATGAACTTGGGTTATGTCATCATTTACGTCGCAGATGTTCCTGAAACACTCTCGTTTTACGAAAAAGCTTTTGGAATCAAACAACGCTTTCTTCATGAAAGCAATCAATACGCTGAAATGGAAACAGGGCAAACGGCGCTTGCATTTGCAAACGAAAATTTTGTGACATTTGCCCAGCAATTGCGCCGCAACCGAACCACAGAACAATCACCTGGGGTAGAAATCGCCTTTGTGGCCGACGATGTGGAAAAGGCTTTTAATCATGCAATCAGTGCCGGAGCAACTGAAGTTCTCAAGCCAACACAAAAACCTTGGGGACAAATCGTTTCTTACGTGCGAGATCTCAACGGCTTCTTAGTCGAAATTTGCAGTGCCATCGAAGTTTAA
- a CDS encoding translation initiation factor, with protein MPFTIGGEWIPEPQPVVKPKHPVKVVKEKRGSSIVTVLLNLPLTPEELKQLCSTLKQRLGCGGSIKSNQIELQGDKVQVVKDFLKEQKNKS; from the coding sequence ATGCCTTTTACTATCGGTGGAGAATGGATTCCAGAACCACAACCCGTTGTAAAGCCCAAACACCCGGTTAAAGTCGTCAAAGAAAAGAGAGGTTCATCCATTGTAACGGTCCTCTTAAACCTTCCCTTAACTCCAGAAGAACTTAAACAACTCTGCTCTACTCTCAAACAAAGACTTGGCTGCGGGGGCTCTATCAAATCGAATCAAATTGAGCTACAAGGAGATAAGGTTCAAGTTGTTAAAGACTTTCTAAAAGAACAGAAGAATAAATCTTAA
- the tsaA gene encoding tRNA (N6-threonylcarbamoyladenosine(37)-N6)-methyltransferase TrmO produces MVDYLESFTIKPIGYFHASQTKKYSVPRQATVLTDYDGVIKLNPHSHFEQALEGLEGFDRIWILFRFHLHGHWKPKVLPPRGGKKQGVFATRSPHRPNLIGLSCVELKKIQGLSLYVANHDLVDGTPIVDIKPYLNYADSFQCAHQGWLDELPTEENITVYWSDLVDRQLSYLANEWNCQLKEEIAMRLKTSHLPYANNRVKCIQNNHYQLAYQTWRVNYLVEEGKLLVQSLFSGYDGDTLAGRKSSKWEDVAIHQAFCLQFPTENTI; encoded by the coding sequence ATGGTTGATTACTTAGAGTCATTTACGATTAAACCGATAGGCTACTTTCATGCTAGCCAAACTAAAAAATATTCGGTTCCAAGACAAGCAACTGTCCTGACAGATTATGATGGGGTGATCAAGTTGAATCCTCACAGCCATTTTGAGCAGGCACTTGAAGGTTTAGAGGGATTTGACCGTATTTGGATTCTATTTCGCTTTCACTTGCACGGGCATTGGAAGCCAAAGGTTCTGCCTCCGCGAGGAGGGAAAAAGCAGGGAGTCTTTGCCACTCGTTCGCCTCATAGGCCTAACTTGATTGGCCTTTCGTGTGTCGAATTAAAAAAAATTCAAGGCTTATCCCTCTACGTTGCCAATCACGATTTAGTGGATGGGACCCCTATTGTGGATATCAAGCCCTATCTCAACTATGCCGATTCTTTTCAATGTGCACATCAGGGATGGTTGGATGAGCTGCCGACGGAGGAAAACATAACGGTTTATTGGTCGGACCTGGTAGATCGCCAGCTTAGCTATTTGGCTAACGAGTGGAATTGCCAACTCAAAGAAGAGATTGCCATGCGCTTGAAGACCAGTCATCTCCCTTATGCGAATAATCGGGTCAAATGCATCCAAAACAATCACTACCAATTGGCCTACCAGACTTGGCGAGTTAACTACCTGGTAGAAGAGGGTAAACTACTTGTACAGTCTCTTTTTAGCGGGTATGATGGTGACACTTTAGCGGGCCGTAAGTCTTCAAAATGGGAGGATGTGGCAATCCATCAAGCCTTTTGCCTGCAGTTCCCAACCGAAAACACCATATAA
- a CDS encoding protease-like activity factor CPAF, whose translation MGIKCLLVKLLGVCAFSIVASSAQAQLLGDQKKAQMIEDLTVIKKVFHVGYAPLEWKKDYAGWDIDQEFEKSKQLILDTPQISVKDFQIIVKNFIASTRDYHADVVFYSTETASLPFGVKSAEGRYFIDWIDPQQMPFYFYEIQVGDELIAFDERPIGDVINELKEIGNKNSNPFTDQALAEMKLTSREGQLGDLVPRGAVSITVQPAAKEGSVTYQLIWNYTPEKIVSLPDIVQSIHALFSPAPGQSRPKTLMMNSAHREMVKKISRDGALGARKSFVPVLGPRTWVHDVLKKNENLCWYAYVYETPQGQSIGYIRIPHYVGKEAESKAFGELLTILEEKTDALVIDQLHNVGGYVTFQYELASMLATTPLKTPKHRIKITQKDVMEAYQILEVIENIQAGFDLIVARMEEEGEEEDEPLNYQYLLFLKEFYEFIINEWNAGRTLTHPTHLEGCDWIHPHSEYRYTKPILMLINELDFSGGDFMPAMMQDNGRALLFGKRTSGAGGFVFQNSFPNQNGISGFSYTGSIAERPHTFQKIENLGITPDIEYSLTVEDLQYGYQGYIEAVNEAVQLLFKK comes from the coding sequence ATGGGAATAAAATGTTTACTAGTCAAGTTGTTGGGGGTTTGTGCTTTTTCGATAGTGGCCAGTAGTGCGCAGGCTCAATTGTTAGGGGATCAAAAAAAAGCGCAGATGATCGAAGACCTAACTGTGATCAAAAAAGTTTTTCACGTAGGTTATGCCCCTTTGGAGTGGAAAAAAGATTATGCTGGATGGGATATCGACCAAGAGTTTGAAAAATCGAAGCAACTGATTTTAGACACTCCACAAATTTCTGTTAAAGATTTTCAAATCATTGTTAAAAATTTTATTGCTTCCACGAGGGATTATCACGCAGACGTCGTATTTTATTCGACAGAAACGGCTTCATTGCCATTCGGAGTCAAGAGTGCCGAAGGGCGCTATTTTATCGATTGGATTGACCCACAGCAGATGCCTTTTTATTTTTATGAAATACAGGTGGGAGATGAGTTGATTGCCTTCGATGAGCGTCCCATTGGAGATGTCATCAATGAATTAAAAGAAATTGGCAACAAGAACTCCAATCCTTTTACTGATCAAGCCTTAGCGGAAATGAAGTTAACGAGTCGTGAGGGACAATTAGGAGACTTGGTTCCAAGAGGGGCGGTCTCTATTACGGTTCAGCCAGCAGCGAAAGAAGGGAGCGTGACTTACCAATTAATTTGGAATTACACTCCTGAAAAGATTGTGAGCCTGCCTGACATTGTGCAAAGTATTCATGCCCTTTTTAGTCCTGCACCGGGTCAAAGCCGTCCTAAAACTCTTATGATGAATTCAGCGCATCGTGAAATGGTAAAAAAAATAAGTCGGGATGGTGCATTAGGCGCCCGCAAAAGCTTTGTTCCGGTTTTAGGTCCGCGCACATGGGTTCATGACGTGTTAAAAAAGAATGAAAATCTGTGTTGGTATGCCTATGTTTATGAGACGCCGCAAGGGCAAAGCATAGGGTATATTCGCATTCCGCATTACGTTGGCAAAGAAGCCGAAAGTAAAGCATTTGGCGAGTTGTTAACTATTTTAGAAGAAAAGACAGATGCTTTAGTGATTGATCAACTGCACAACGTGGGTGGGTATGTGACGTTTCAGTATGAATTGGCATCGATGTTGGCAACAACTCCGCTTAAAACACCTAAGCATCGGATAAAAATCACCCAGAAAGATGTTATGGAAGCCTATCAAATTTTGGAAGTGATTGAAAATATTCAAGCCGGTTTTGATCTCATTGTTGCTCGAATGGAGGAAGAGGGGGAGGAGGAGGATGAGCCTCTCAATTACCAATACTTGTTATTTCTCAAAGAGTTTTACGAATTTATCATCAATGAGTGGAATGCAGGCCGCACACTTACTCATCCAACTCACTTGGAAGGATGCGATTGGATCCATCCTCATAGCGAATATCGCTATACCAAGCCGATTTTAATGCTTATCAATGAGCTGGATTTTTCGGGCGGTGACTTCATGCCTGCTATGATGCAGGACAATGGCAGGGCGCTTTTATTCGGAAAGCGTACATCTGGTGCTGGCGGATTCGTCTTCCAAAACAGTTTTCCCAATCAAAATGGAATTAGTGGATTTTCTTATACCGGATCGATAGCCGAAAGACCGCATACATTTCAAAAGATAGAAAATTTGGGCATCACTCCGGATATCGAATACAGTTTAACTGTTGAAGATCTGCAATATGGCTATCAAGGATATATTGAAGCCGTTAATGAGGCCGTTCAACTGCTGTTTAAAAAGTAA
- a CDS encoding alpha/beta hydrolase family protein has protein sequence MIRYHFLFYSFLICMSGLYLNADQSPVHAAPLEKDNQRIAAYSAMIARYYDMNENEHIKDITESVLAEPTTPNNVKEAIRANQRHIYVFKYPSDGLMVKGFISLTPESQNYPLLVLFRGGNRDFGLPNPADRLVNYQHYAVISSTLRDGINAGRDEFGGADVNDMKNLIEFIPTLEKKLLIKLQTHSLDFLGISRGGMEMFLTLSRYPELQNRVNRVISLSGLLDLRRQMLDRPEMKEMFEEDFGLQNGNEEEWIQQRTPLMTISHLKKCLPVLIVQGTADSRINLAEGYEMVRQLHDTGHAVDYWEIEGGNHILSNHPQPMDLITYWLKTAHSSC, from the coding sequence ATGATCCGCTATCATTTTCTATTTTACTCATTTTTAATCTGCATGAGTGGGCTTTATTTGAACGCAGACCAAAGTCCGGTTCATGCAGCGCCCTTGGAAAAAGACAATCAGCGCATTGCCGCTTATTCGGCTATGATCGCACGCTACTACGATATGAATGAAAATGAACACATTAAAGACATTACCGAATCTGTATTAGCCGAGCCTACGACTCCAAATAACGTGAAAGAGGCGATTCGAGCGAATCAAAGGCACATATATGTCTTTAAGTATCCAAGTGATGGATTGATGGTTAAAGGCTTCATCAGTTTGACTCCCGAATCACAAAATTATCCTTTACTCGTCTTATTTCGGGGAGGAAACCGTGACTTTGGACTGCCCAATCCAGCAGACAGGCTTGTCAACTATCAACACTACGCTGTCATTTCTTCGACCTTGCGGGATGGAATCAACGCTGGCCGCGATGAATTTGGCGGTGCCGATGTGAATGACATGAAGAATCTGATCGAATTTATTCCAACTTTAGAAAAAAAGCTGCTCATTAAATTGCAAACACACTCCCTAGACTTTTTGGGAATCAGCCGCGGCGGGATGGAAATGTTTTTAACACTCAGTCGTTATCCAGAGCTACAAAATCGAGTCAATAGAGTCATTTCCTTATCGGGCTTGCTCGATCTTCGCCGTCAAATGCTCGACCGCCCAGAAATGAAAGAGATGTTTGAAGAGGACTTTGGGTTGCAGAACGGAAATGAGGAGGAATGGATTCAGCAGCGCACCCCCTTAATGACTATTTCTCACTTAAAAAAGTGCCTTCCCGTCTTGATCGTTCAAGGAACAGCAGACTCCCGCATTAATTTGGCTGAAGGATATGAAATGGTCAGGCAGCTACACGACACAGGACATGCAGTTGATTACTGGGAAATAGAAGGAGGCAATCACATATTGAGCAATCATCCTCAGCCCATGGACCTTATCACCTATTGGCTCAAAACGGCCCACTCTTCTTGCTAA